The DNA segment GGCCACGGCGATGATGTTCTTGACGTTGTCGATGGGCTTCAAGGACTTCTGGACCGAGTGGGCCTTGACCTCCCAGCTCACATCGACCGCGACCGCACCGACGCCGTCCAGCTTGGAGACCCGCTCGGTGAGCGCCTCGGCGATGGTCTGCTGAATGCCCTTGGCCGGAAACCCGAGCACGACCTTGATCCGCACCTGATCGCCCTCGATCGCGATGTCCTTGATGGCATGGGCGGCGACCAGATCGCGCCCGAGATGCGGCTCCTTGTAGTCTTTGATGGCGGTTTCGATGGCGTCTTTCGTGGGTTGGGACATGGGGTACTCCATTTGGATTGAGTCGGATGCCGGCTGCAAGTTTGGTATCAGCCGCCGCTAATTCAACGCGGATGAAACCGCAAAAGACGCCAAGGGTAAGGCATCGCGCAAGCTCAACGCCAGACACCGGGCTGCGCCGGACGCGAATCGTGAGATAATTCCATCCAGAGTTCAACACGTAGCAATCCATCCGAGCCACCCATGAGCCAGCCCCGCGACATCCTCATCACCAGCGCCCTCCCCTATGCCAATGGCCCGATCCACATCGGTCATCTGGTCGAGTACATCCAAACCGACATCTGGGCGCGGTTCCAGAAGATGCGCGGTCACAACTGCTGGTACGTCTGCGCCGACGATGCCCACGGCACGCCGATCATGCTGCGCGCACGTCAGGAGGGCATCACGCCCGAGCAGCTCATCGCCCGCGTCGCCGAGGAGCATCAGGCCGACTTCGCCGCTTTCCGCATCGGCTTCGACAACTATCACTCGACCCATTCGCCCGAGAACCGGCACTACGCCACGCTCATCTACGAGCGCAACCGCGACGCCGGACACATCGCCAAGCGCATGATCACCCAGGCCTATGACCCGGTCGAACAGATGTTCCTGCCCGACCGCTTCATCAAGGGCGAGTGTCCCAAGTGCGGCGCGCCCGATCAGTACGGCGACAACTGCGAGGCGTGCGGGGCGAGCTATTCGCCGGCCGAGCTGAAGAATCCGCGCTCGGCGGTCTCGGGCGCTGTGCCCGAGCAACGCGAGTCGGATCATTACTTCTTCAAACTCGGCGACTTCGAGGCAATGCTCAAGGAGTGGACGCGCGGCGGCAGTCTCCAGAAGGAGGTCGCCAACAAGCTCGACGAATGGTTCGAGGCCGGACTCCAGGAGTGGGACATCTCGCGCGACGCGCCCTATTTCGGCTTCGAGATCCCGGATCATCCGGGCAAGTTCTTCTATGTCTGGCTGGATGCGCCCATCGGCTACATGGCCAGCTTCCAGAACCTGTGCGACAAGACGCCCGGACTGGACTTCGACCGCTTCTGGGGCCGGGACTCGACCGCCGAGCTGTATCACTTCATCGGCAAGGACATCATCTATTTCCATGCCCTGTTCTTCCCGGCCATGCTGCACGGGGCCGGTTTCCGCACGCCGAGCGCCATCTTCGCCCACGGCTTCCTCACCGTCGACGGGCAGAAGATGTCCAAGTCGCGCGGCACCTTCATCAAGGCGCGCACCTACCTGGATCACTTGAATCCCGAATATCTGCGCTACTACTTCGCCGCCAAGCTGGGGTCGAGCGTCGACGACATCGACCTGAACCTGGAGGACTTCGCGGCACGGGTGAACGCCGATCTGGTCGGCAAGGTGGTCAACATCGCCAGCCGTTGCGCCGGGTTCATCGGCAAGCGGTTCGACGGGCGGCTCTCGGGCGCGCCGGCCGAACCCGAACTCTTCGCCGAGTTCATCGCGGCGGGCGACTCGATCGCGGCGGCGTATGAAAAGCGCGAATTCAGCCGTGCCGTGCGCGAGATCATGGCCCTCGCCGACCGCGCCAATCAGTACATCGACGAGAAGGCGCCCTGGGTCGTCGCCAAGCAGGACGGACGCGAGGCCGAGTTGCAGGACATCTGTTCCATGGGCCTCAACCTGTTCCGGGTGCTGATCGGCTATCTGCGTCCCATCCTGCCCGGCACGGCGGTCGCGTCCGAGTCCTTCCTCCGGATCGACCCGCTCACCTGGGAGGTGCTGGCCACGCCCCTGCTCGATCACGTCATCGCGCCCTTCGAGCCGCTGATGACGCGCGTCGACCCGAAACAGATCGAGGCCATGCTGGAGGCGTCCAAGGAAGACCTGAGCGCCACAGGCACGGCGTCGTCAGCCGCTACAGCGCCGGCCGCCGCCAATCCGCACCTCGAACGCGACCCCATCGCCGCGCCGATCGACTACGACAGCTTCGCCAAGGTCGACCTGCGCGTGGCCCTGATCCGGGAGGCACGGCTGGTCGAGGGCGCCGACAAGCTGCTGCAACTCAGGCTCGATCTCGGCGGCGAGACGCGCAACGTCTTCGCCGGTATCCGCTCGGCCTATGATCCCAAGGATCTGGAAGGCCGGATGACGGTCATGGTCGCCAATCTGGCTCCGCGCAAGATGCGCTTCGGCGTCTCAGAGGGCATGGTGTTGGCGGCCGGTCCAGGCGGAACGGATCTCTTCATCCTCAGCCCGGATTCGGGCGCCGAACCGGGCATGAAGGTGAAGTAGAGGCGATGGGGAGCGACCCGAGCAACGGGGGCCTCAAAAATTCAAAAACGAGTGGTTGACAAGCCGATCAGAAATCGGTTTAATGCGCAGCTCGACCGGCGGTGAACGCATTCCGGTCGAAACTCCAAGCCCAGGTAGCTCAGTTGGTAGAGCAGCGGACTGAAAATCCGCGTGTCGGTGGTTCGATTCCGCCCCTGGGCACCAAAATTCAAGGGGTTAGGTGACAAGCCTAACCCCTTTCCATTTTCGGGGTACTCTGGGGGAACTTTTGGCGGAATTTCAGCCAGGGGAACCCGCCCCAAAGTGTTTCCTCGCTCGCCGGGGCGGTGGTCTGCCGCGGCATCCATTCCTGATCCACATCATGAGCCGGAACAGTTCGTCCAGATCCATTTCCCCTATGACGCGGTACACCTGGAACTGAACCTCAAGGCCGTCGTGTAGCCGCCGGCCTGGTTCGTCCGCCCCCTGTTCAACCCGTCCTTTCCGAAGGCCCTGAGACGCGCCCTGGAGATGGTCCGTATAGCGTCATCTTCACCAAGGCCGCCAAACGCCAGTTCGACAAGCCGCCGCATCCGGCCAGGCCGCGTCTGGGTATCGTGCATCCGCTAGCGATCGATCTCATCGGGTCGCCGTCTCGAACTCTTGCACAGCGACTTGTACGAACCGGCTCGGTGACTTGCGGTGCTCGACGATGGCGCGATGATCGGCTTCGATCCGCTTCAAGCCGTCGATTTCGAAATACTGCTCGCCGCAATAGTCGCACTCGAGGCAGGGAACCTGCTCGACGAACAGCAGATCTCCATTCTGCTGATGGATGTAACGGGTCGTCTTGGGCGTCAGGTGTGTATTGCCGCAGAAGCTGCATTGCTCGGCCATGTTCAGGCGCCTCGCTCATAGTACTACTTTGTCAGACTTGATTAAGCTATTGATTTTGCTATATTTTGCTGCACGTTCATTTTAACACGCCATGTACTCGATATGCTTGTCAAGCCCGCTGTTCCCCAAAAAGATCATGTGCTCAAACAATTACCCAGTAAACTGGCATTTCACATCGAAGAATATTACGATTGTTTTCAAACTGAAACATCAAATTGCCTTAATTTAGGCCAGAATTATATTCAGGGTCTTTTCAAGACAGAAGCGGGCAAACGCAACATGGAACGCCTGAACGAAGAACTAAATCTCTCTGGAAACGGCTATCAGCGTATTCAGCATTTTATTACCAATTCAACATGGTCTGCTCAAGGACTTATTGATGCCATTGCCCGTAAAACATCTGACCTATATGCCAGTCAAGACACATACAGACTCTGTGATGTTGGCTATATTATTGATGAATCAGCGCATCTCAAGAAAGGAAAACATTCAGTCGGTGTGGCGCGTCAGTATGCCGGATTGATCGGTAAGGTTGAAAACTGCCAAGTTGGCGTGTATGCCAGTTTGGTCTGGAACTCTCATAGTACTTTGATCAATGAGCGGCTCTTTCTTCCAAAAGAGTGGACGACAAATCCAACACGCTGCAAAGAGGCCGGTATTCCAGAAGATCAGCGCCTGTTCAAAACGAAGCCGCAATTGGCGATCGAGATGATCAAAGCCGATCTCGAAGCCGGTGTGCAATTTAGTTGGGTCGGCGGTGATGGCTTGTACGGTCATGGGTTTGAGCTGGGCAACGCCTTAGATAACATGGGGTTAACGTTCTTACTGGACATTCACAGCAATCAAAACATTTACCTGATTAGTTACGAACCTCAGCAGACTCGTCTCTTCTAGTCTACACTCTCAGTAGATGCCACTCACCGGAGACAGCTGATGCCTCAGAACACGATTCAGTTTCAGAAAGGCTTGAGTTTGCCGGAGTTTCTCCAGAACTACGGAACCGAGGACCAGTGCAAACAGGCCCTTGAACAGTGGCGTTGGCCGCAAGGCTTCGTCTGCCCGAGCTGCGGACACGCGGGTGAGCCGGTGCGCTTGCGCACGCGGGCGCTGTTGCAGTGTCGCCACTGTCATCATCAAACCTCACTGATCGCCGGAACGATCTTTGAGGCGACCAAGTTGCCGCTGACGACCTGGTTTTCGGCGATGTTTCTGCTGACACAGCAGAAAAACGGGATCTCGGCCCTGGAGCTCAAACGGCATCTGGGCGTGTCCTATTTGACGGCGTGGCGGGTTAAGCACAAATTGTTGCAAGTCATGAAAGAGCGCGACGATCAAACGCCGCTCAGCGGCGTCATCGAGGTCGACGACGCCTACTGGGGCGGCGAGCACCACGGGGGCAAGCGCGGGCGCGGCTCACCGAACAAGGTTCCATTCATCGCCGCGCTCTCGTGCGACGAGGACAACCACCCCATCGGCCTGCGCTTGGGTAAAGTCGCCGGCTTCCGCAAAACCGAGGTCGAACGCTTCGCCAAGCGCCACTTTGACCCCAGCGCCCTCATCCGCACGGATGGATTGTCCTGCTTCAGCGCCATCGCCGCGGCCGGATTCGAGCACCAGCCGATCGTCACCGGCGGCGGCCACCCCAGCATGGAGATTCCTGAGTTCCAGTGGCTTAATACCGTGCTGGGCAACGTCAAAAACAGCCTGCAAGGCCCCTACCATCATCTCAGCGGCAAGCATCTGCCGCGCTACCTGGGCGAGTTCTGCTATCGCTTCAATCGCCGCTTCAACCTCGCCGCCATACTGCCGCGCTTGGGCAAAGCCGCGGTGCGTACACCCCCAATGCCGCATCGCCTCCTCAAACTAGCTGAGCTATGTTAATAATCAGGAACATTTATCTCAGTGAGCCGGTTGTGAGCGTTCCGGAACCCACGTCCAAACGTGGAGCTAAACCCACACAGCGGCGCGCAGATACTGAACCGATGCGGGTGGATGTCTATGCCAAGGAGTTGGCCTCCTATACCTGGCCAACCGTCACGATTCGCGATGGAACGAAAGGACCACTCACCCTTTCGATTCATACCAGACGTGTTTGGATCTGGGATGGTGAATCGGAGCGCGCGACCGAACGAGTTTTGGTCATTACTCAGCGTCCCAACAGTTCAAAGCTTAAATATTCACCTGATTAGTTACGAACCTCAGCAGACTCGTCTCTTCTAGTCTACACTCTCAGTAGATGCCACTCACCGGAGACAGCTGATGCCTCAGAACACGATTCAGTTTCAGAAAGGCTTGAGTTTGCCGGAGTTTCTCCAGAACTACGGAACCGAGGACCAGTGCAAACAGGCCCTTGAACAGTGGCGTTGGCCGCAAGGCTTCGTCTGCCCGAGCTGCGGACACGCGGGTGAGCCGGTGCGCTTGCGCACGCGGGCGCTGTTGCAGTGTCGCCACTGTCATCATCAAACCTCACTGATCGCCGGAACGATCTTTGAGGCGACCAAGTTGCCGCTGACGACCTGGTTTTCGGCGATGTTTCTGCTGACACAGCAGAAAAACGGGATCTCGGCCCTGGAGCTCAAACGGCATCTGGGCGTGTCCTATTTGACGGCGTGGCGGGTTAAGCACAAATTGTTGCAAGTCATGAAAGAGCGCGACGATCAAACGCCGCTCAGCGGCGTCATCGAGGTCGACGACGCCTACTGGGGCGGCGAGCACCACGGGGGCAAGCGCGGGCGCGGCTCACCGAACAAGGTTCCATTCATCGCCGCGCTCTCGTGCGACGAGGACAACCACCCCATCGGCCTGCGCTTGGGTAAAGTCGCCGGCTTCCGCAAAACCGAGGTCGAACGCTTCGCCAAGCGCCACTTTGACCCCAGCGCCCTCATCCGCACGGATGGATTGTCCTGCTTCAGCGCCATCGCCGCGGCCGGATTCGAGCACCAGCCGATCGTCACCGGCGGCGGCCACCCCAGCATGGAGATTCCTGAGTTCCAGTGGCTCAATACCGTGCTGGGCAACGTCAAAAACAGCCTGCAAGGCTCCTACCATCATCTCAGCGGCAAGCATCTGCCGCGCCACCTCGCCGAGTTCTGCTATCGCTTCAATCGCCGCTTCGACCTCGCCGCCATGCTGCCGCGCTTGGGCAAAGCCGCGGTGCGTACACCCCCAATGCCGCATCGCCTCCTCAAACTAGCTGAGCTATGTTAATAATCAGGAATATTCATTGAGCAATGTCGATTATACCAAAACACCTTTAGAACGATTAGCTTACATGCAGGCTCAGCGGTATTGGGTCGAGCGTGCGTTTCAGGAAGCCAAAAGTGAACTGGGCATGTCGGATTATCAAGTTAGAAAATGGGATGCGTGGCATCGTCACATGGCGCTTGTGATGCTGGCACTCGCGTTTCTTGTTAAAGAGCGTATTCTGTACAAGCAAGATTATCCATTACTAAGCTCCCGCGACATTCGGCTCATGATTATTGCCATGCTGCTCAATGAGCCCGCCGCTGTCGATCAGCGTATTCAACAGCTAGAGGCTCGACATAAACAGCGACGCCGTGACATTGAGCGATATGATAAAACCGAAGCTACCAAATGATTTTGGAGCCAGAAATTAAAGTGACAAAGTAGTACTAAAAATCATGCGCCGCTGTCATGTCGAGCCGTATTTGGATGAGATGGCCAGATGGCCGACGTATGAAGAATATGTGCTTTGCGGCCTGATGACTGAGCGTGGACCTTGGCACCACATCCCGATCGTCGGTGCGTACAAGCGCTATTCGCCGCCCAGCGAGTCGAGTATGCGCCTGGCTACCCGTGAGTTGTGGAATAGGGCCGTGGCGCGTGTGACACCGACATTGATGCGTGCGCACAAGGCCGTGCCATCCCGCGCCTAGCGGTTAGCGAGGCGGCGGCGGGTGCTTCGGCGGTTTTGGGCGCTTCGGCGGGCGGAGGTGATGTCCGCCGATCAGCGTTGAGCGATAGGCTCGATAGCTGCGCGGCATATTGGGGCCGCCACTGCTATGAGCCGGCAACTGGTTGACGGCGGCATAGATCTGGCGGCACTCTGCCTCGGCGCGCAGCCTGACCGTCGAGCCCTCGCTGTACTCGCGGAACCAGCTTCTTTCGGCCTCGCTCATGGAGGCATACGCCACGGAGAACGGGCCGGCGATGCAGCGCTGCCGGAGAATTGCCCAGTGCTCAGGCAGCAAGCCGGGCGGCGACGGCTTGTAACCACACGCCGTGCGGATGTCCTCTCTGAGGCCCGCGCCATTTGCGCCGATGTACGCCGAGCGATCACCAGTATCAGCCGTGCCGCGATTCTCGACCTCCCGAGTGACGCGGGCCGAGCACTGCTCCCAGTCTTCTGTGACGTGGAGTAAACTGGGCTGTGCCGCACAACCGCCCAGTAACAGCGCCATGGCAACTGTTGAAACAGCCTTTTGCATCGCATCGCCCTCGTCTGATTTCGAGCGCCCATTGTGCTGGGGCGTCAAGGCGTGAGGCAAGGCTGCGTCTGTCTCAAATCAAGTTGCGTTTTGTCTCAAACTGGATTGCGCTCTACAACCAGAGAGGCATCAATGAACTTCGATGCAGACGACAGGCTTGGTCGCAGACGAAAGGACAGCCCTTGGCTGAAGGGACTCGGTGTCCCACAGACAAAAAAAGAGGTCAGCCTTTTGTAACTTCTCAATAAGTCATGGCGGCGTTGTCTGACGAGATCCGTTACAGTAGGCGTCATCCCCTGATCCAGCGACCAACCATCACCCACCGCCCCATGCCGATACCGATTCAACTGCCTGACATCCCGGAAGCGGAGCGCACGCCGCTGGTGGAGCAGTTGTTGAGTCTGATCGAAGCGCTGATGGAAGCCAACCAGCGGCAAGCGGAGCAGATCCAACAGTTGCGCGATGAGATCGCGATCCTGAAGGGAGAGAAGGCGCGTCCCGTATTCAAGCCCAGTGGGATGGAGGGGTCAGGCCAGGGCGCGGGGGGAGGCGAAGAGGGCGGTGAGGAGAAGCCACGTCGGGCCGGTTCGAGCAAACGGGCCAAGACCCAAGAGCTGATCATTCACGAAGACTGTCCGATCGCGCCGCGCGAAGAGGTGCCGGCGACGGCGCGCTTCAAGGGCTACCGGGATTTCATCGTTCAGGATCTGCACATTGGGGCGCACAACACGCGCTATCGTTTGGAAGTGTGGCAGACGCCGGAGGGAGAGTGGTTGTGCGGAGAGCTCCCGGCCACGGTGCAGGGGAGTCATTTCGGGGCGGGTTTGCGCGCCTATGTACTCTACCAATACCATCAGTGCCATGTCACCCAGCCGTTGTTGCGCGAGCAACTCCTGGAGTGGGGAATCGACATCTCCGTCGGTCAGATCGACGCCCTGCTCAGCGGTCGCAACGACGTCTTCTTCGCCGAAAAGGACCAGCTCCTGGAGGTGGGGCTGGAGGTCAGCTCCTACGTCACGGTCGATGACTCCGGGGCGCGCCATCAGGGGCGCAACGGCTACGTCACCCACATCGGCAATGACTTCTTCGCCTGGTTCTCCAGCAGCGAAAGCAAGAGCCGGATCAATTTCCGGCGCCTGCTGCAAGCCGGTGAGCCGTTCTACAGCCTCAATGACGAGGCCCTGGCCTATTGGCGCGCCCAAGGTCTGCCTCAGGCCATGTGCCGGGCGCTGATGGCACCGCCGATCCTGGAACTGACGACGACCACCGCTTGGGAGGCCCATCTTCAGACCCTGGGTATCACCCAGGAGCGCCATCAGCGCATCGCTACAGAAGGGGCCTTGCTCGGCGGCGTCCTGGCCAAAGGGCTCTCACGCGAGTTGGTCATCGTCAGCGATGGCGCCGGACAGTTCGCCATCCTGCTCCATGCCCTGTGCTGGGTGCACGCCGAACGCCGGATTCATACGCTCATCCCACTCAATGAGCGCCACCGCCAGGATCAGCAGCGGGTGCGCGCCCAACTCTGGGCGCTCTACGCCGACCTCAAGGCGTACCGGTGCGACCCCGATCCCGACGCCATCGCCGGCCTACGCGCCCGCTTCAAGGCCCTGTTCACCCAGAAAACCTCTTGGGCCACGCTCAATGCGCTCCTCAAGCGCCTCAAGGCCCATCAGCAAGAACTCCTTCTCGTGCTCCTGCGCCCCGACATCCCGCTACACACCAACGGTAGCGAGAACGACATCCGCAGCTACGTCAAATGGCGCAAGATCAGTGGCGGAACCCGCAGTGATCTGGGACGCCGCTGCCGCGACATCTTTGCCAGCCTGAAGAAGACCTGTCGTAAGCTCGGGATCTCCTTCTGGGACTACCTCAACGACCGGATTGGGCAGGTGGGCGCTATCCCGCCGTTGCCCGAGATCGTGCGCCAACGGGCTTTAGCCGCCAAGGGCGTGCCGTGAGTTATTGAGAAGTTACAGCCTTTTGAGCTAACCTCTTGTTTTATTTGGCTCCCTGGGACGGGCTCGAACCGCCGACCTAGTGATTAACAGTCACCCGCTCTACCGACTGAGCTACCAGGGAATGTCTTGAGCCGAATATGATACGGCCCTACCTGACCCGCGTCAAGCGTTTTTTACCGCCTGCTCGATCCGATCCAGCGCCCGCTCCAGCGTCTCACGGCTGGTCGCGATCGACAGCCGCAGATACCCGCCCAACCCGAACGCCGACCCCGGCACCACCGCCACGCCCGCCTTCTCGATCAGAAACTCGCCCAACTCCAGATCGTTGTTCACCCCATCCAGACCCTCGATCAGCTTTTGCACCTTCGGAAACACATAGAACGTCCCATCGGTCGGCAGACACTCGATGCCCGGAATCCGGTTGAGCCGCTCGACCACGAAATCGTGCCGCTCCATGAACGCCTTGAGCATCACCCCGATGCAGTCCTGCGGCCCGTCCAACGCCGCCTGCGCCGCCACCTGCGAGATCGACGTCGGATTGGACGTACTCTGCGATTGGATCGTGTTCATCGCCTTGATGATGTGCGCCGGTCCGGCCGCATAGCCGATCCGCCAGCCCGTCATCGAATACGCCTTCGACACCCCGTTCAGCACCAGCGTGCGCGGCGCCAGATCCGGACAGGCATTCAGAATGTTCACAAAGGGCGCCGAACTCCAACGGATATGCTCATACATATCGTCGGTCGCGATGATCACCTTCGGGAAATCGCGCAACACCTCGCCGAGCGCCTCCAGCTCCTTGCGGCTGTACGCCATCCCGGTCGGATTGGACGGACTATTGATGACCACCAGCCGCGTCTTCTCGTTCATCGCCCCCTTGAGCTGGGCCGGGGTGATCTTGAACGACTGCGCCGCACCCGCCTGCACGAACACAGGCAGACCGCCGGCCAGCAACACCATGTCCGGATAGGAGACCCAATAGGGCGCCGGAATCACCACCTCGTCACCCGGATCGAGCAGCGCCTGCGCCAGATTGAAGAAACTCTGCTTGCCGCCGCACGAGACCAGGATCTGATTCGGCGCATAGTCCAGCCCGTTCTCGCGTTGGAACTTGGCGATGACGGCGCGCTTGAGCTCCGGCGTGCCGTCGACGGCGGTGTACTTGGTGAAGCCGGACTCGATGGCGCGGATGGCGGCGGCCTTGATATGCTCGGGGGTATCGAAGTCCGGCTCCCCGACGCCGAGACCGATCACGTCCCGGCCCTCGGCACGGAGCGCAGCGGCGCGGGCGGTGATGGCAAGGGTCGCGGACGGCTTGACGGCCTGGACGCGGGCAGCGAGCTTGGTGGTCATGGACGAAAGTACCTGGATGGCCCTGATGGCTGGATTCGTGGTTGGAGGCCCACAATAATAGCGAATCGTCCGCTGTCCGACACTCGAATCGAACGCCCCTCCCCCACCCGCGCCCGTTGTGCGCGTCCCCGAGGTTTCCCGGCATGTCCAACCCCTCCAGTCCCGCCTTCGAACTCGTCAGCCCCTTCGCCCCGGCCGGCGACCAGCCCGAGGCCATCCGCCGTCTGGTCGCGGGTCTGAACGACGGCGAGGCCGGTCTGACCCTGCTCGGCGTGACCGGCTCGGGCAAGACCTTCACCATCGCCAACGTCATCGCCCAGGTGCAGCGTCCGGCCCTGATCCTCGCGCCCAACAAGACGCTGGCCGCCCAGCTCTATGGCGAGATGCGCGAGTTCTTCCCACGCAACGCTGTGGAGTATTTCGTCTCCTATTACGACTACTACCAGCCCGAGGCCTATGTCCCGGCGACCGACACCTATATCGAGAAGGACGCCGCGATCAACGAGCACATCGAACAGATGCGCCTCTCAGCAACGAAAGCGCTGCTGGAACGGCGCGACGTCATCATCGTCGCCACCGTCTCGTCCATCTATGGTCTGGGCGATCCCGAGGCCTATCTGAAGATGGTGCTGATCCTCAAGCGCGGCGAGCGCATCGACCAGCGCGCCATCCTGCGCCGGCTCGCCGAGCTGCAATACACCCGCAACGAGATCGAGCTGTCGCGCGGCGCCTATCGCGTGCGCGGCGACGTGATCGACATCCACCCGGCCGAGTCCGACGACGAGGCGCTGCGCATCGCCCTGTTCGACGACGAGATCGAGACGCTGTCGCTGTTCGATCCGCTCACCGGCGAGGTGCGGCGTCAGGTCTCGCGCTACACCGTCTTCCCCAAGACCCACTATGCCACCCCGCGCGAGACTATTCTGAAGGCCATCGATCTGATCAAACCCGAACTCAAGGAGCGACTCGACTGGCTGCGCGCCAACGACAAGCTGGTCGAGGCCCAGCGGCTCGAACAGCGCACATTGTTCGATCTGGAGATGATGCTGGAGGTCGGCTACTGCCAGGGCATCGAGAACTACAGCCGCTATCTCTCCGGGCGTCAGCCGGGCGAGCCGCCGCCGACGCTGTACGACTATCTGCCGCCGGATGCGATTTTGGTTATCGACGAGAGTCATGTCACCGTCCCCCAGCTCGGCGGCATGTATCGCGGCGACCGCTCGCGCAAGGAGAATCTGGTCGAATACGGCTTCCGGCTGCCCTCGGCGCTCGACAACCGCCCGCTCCAGTTCGAGGAGTTTCAGTCACGCCAGCCGCAGACCATCTATGTCTCGG comes from the Allochromatium tepidum genome and includes:
- the uvrB gene encoding excinuclease ABC subunit UvrB; amino-acid sequence: MSNPSSPAFELVSPFAPAGDQPEAIRRLVAGLNDGEAGLTLLGVTGSGKTFTIANVIAQVQRPALILAPNKTLAAQLYGEMREFFPRNAVEYFVSYYDYYQPEAYVPATDTYIEKDAAINEHIEQMRLSATKALLERRDVIIVATVSSIYGLGDPEAYLKMVLILKRGERIDQRAILRRLAELQYTRNEIELSRGAYRVRGDVIDIHPAESDDEALRIALFDDEIETLSLFDPLTGEVRRQVSRYTVFPKTHYATPRETILKAIDLIKPELKERLDWLRANDKLVEAQRLEQRTLFDLEMMLEVGYCQGIENYSRYLSGRQPGEPPPTLYDYLPPDAILVIDESHVTVPQLGGMYRGDRSRKENLVEYGFRLPSALDNRPLQFEEFQSRQPQTIYVSATPRAFEIEHSGAVIEQVVRPTGLVDPEVEVRPALSQVDDLLSEIGPRVAADERVLVTTLTKRMAEDLTEYLDEHGVKVRYLHSDIDTVERVEIIRDLRLGAFDVLVGINLLREGLDMPEVSLVAILDADKEGFLRSTDSLIQTIGRAARNANGKAILYADRITGSMQRAIEESERRRAKQIAANAAQGITPQTIRKAVADILEAHTPGAPMKARDYAKVAEQVAEYGRLTPQQMAKRLKTLEKQMYQHAKNLEFEEAAAIRDQIRELQTRGLAA